In Clostridium sp. DL-VIII, the following proteins share a genomic window:
- a CDS encoding AAA family ATPase: MDFKPLPIDIDDFKKLITGGHYFIDKTLLIKNLLDNKAVVNLFARPRRFGKTLNISMLQYFFEKSSKDNFHLFDNLKIMEAGEKYTAHMGQYPVINISLKSAKQASFELAYVSIVRRIAEEFKRHQYILDSGKLEVEKERYLKIVKEQGEEGDYIDSLYYLCECLRKYHEKKVIILIDEYDVPLENAFFEGFYDRMIKFIRSLFESALKTDSSLEFAVIAGCLGISREDAFNGLSNLNTISILNEYCDEYFGFTKAEVNKMIGEYGFIEREELIKNWYNGYIFGNTQLYNPWSVVQFVHELYKNKEASPVSYLENTGMSSAVKILIERADATVKREMELLIEGKIIEKLIYDGITYAEVYDTLDNLWNFMFFSGYLKKVNERIDEINQKYLMLEITNEDIKCMIKTEVLKWFHDKVKARDFSGMYNAIISGDAESFENELGKLLIETISFNDAYENFYHGFVIESLTNMNDYIIKSNREGGSGRSDLFIKSVSLRGIAIVIKFKVAKNIDELEEKAEEAIKQIENKGYDMELRSEGYKNVIKYGISFYQKDCLIKLKKE, translated from the coding sequence ATGGATTTTAAACCGCTACCAATTGATATAGATGATTTTAAAAAATTAATAACAGGAGGACATTATTTTATAGATAAAACTTTATTGATAAAAAATTTATTAGATAATAAGGCTGTTGTTAATTTGTTTGCAAGACCAAGAAGATTTGGAAAGACTCTAAATATTAGTATGCTTCAATACTTTTTTGAAAAGAGTAGTAAAGATAATTTTCATCTTTTTGATAATTTAAAGATAATGGAAGCAGGAGAAAAATACACAGCTCATATGGGTCAGTATCCTGTTATTAATATATCTTTAAAGTCTGCAAAGCAGGCATCTTTTGAGTTAGCTTATGTATCAATTGTGAGAAGAATAGCAGAAGAGTTTAAAAGGCATCAATATATATTAGATAGTGGAAAGTTAGAGGTTGAAAAAGAAAGATACTTAAAAATAGTTAAAGAGCAGGGGGAAGAAGGAGATTATATTGATTCCTTATATTATCTATGTGAATGCTTAAGAAAATATCATGAAAAAAAAGTAATAATTCTTATAGATGAATATGATGTGCCCCTTGAAAATGCATTTTTTGAAGGGTTTTATGACAGAATGATTAAATTCATAAGATCACTTTTTGAATCGGCTTTAAAGACAGATTCATCTCTAGAATTTGCGGTTATAGCTGGATGCTTAGGTATTTCAAGGGAAGATGCTTTTAATGGATTAAGTAATTTAAACACTATATCAATCTTAAATGAATATTGTGATGAGTATTTCGGATTTACTAAAGCAGAAGTAAATAAGATGATTGGAGAGTATGGATTTATTGAAAGAGAAGAATTAATTAAAAATTGGTATAATGGATATATTTTTGGTAATACGCAATTGTATAATCCTTGGAGTGTTGTACAATTTGTTCATGAGCTGTATAAAAATAAGGAAGCATCACCTGTCTCTTATTTGGAAAATACGGGCATGAGCAGTGCAGTTAAAATCTTAATTGAACGAGCAGACGCAACAGTTAAGAGAGAAATGGAATTATTAATAGAAGGTAAAATAATTGAAAAGCTAATTTATGATGGGATAACTTATGCAGAGGTATATGATACATTAGATAATTTATGGAACTTTATGTTTTTTAGTGGATATTTAAAAAAGGTAAATGAAAGAATAGATGAAATAAATCAGAAATACTTAATGTTAGAGATTACAAATGAAGATATTAAATGTATGATTAAAACAGAAGTTTTAAAATGGTTTCATGACAAGGTAAAAGCAAGAGATTTTAGTGGAATGTACAATGCAATAATATCTGGAGATGCAGAAAGTTTTGAGAATGAACTTGGAAAGCTATTAATAGAAACTATAAGCTTCAATGATGCTTATGAGAATTTCTATCATGGTTTTGTGATAGAATCTTTAACTAATATGAATGATTATATAATAAAATCCAACAGAGAGGGCGGAAGCGGAAGAAGTGATTTATTTATAAAATCTGTTTCACTTAGAGGTATTGCAATAGTTATTAAATTTAAGGTGGCAAAGAATATAGATGAATTGGAAGAAAAAGCAGAGGAAGCTATAAAACAGATAGAAAATAAAGGTTATGATATGGAACTTAGAAGTGAAGGTTATAAAAATGTTATAAAGTATGGAATAAGCTTTTATCAGAAAGATTGTTTGATTAAGTTAAAAAAAGAATAA
- the cas2 gene encoding CRISPR-associated endonuclease Cas2: MFVILTYDVGEKRVNRVRKCLKKYLIWTQNSVFEGEITEGKLHMCLAEVNKYLEKSDDSLYIYIVRNIHNIKKEIVGQEKNYDELFL, encoded by the coding sequence ATGTTTGTAATATTAACATATGACGTTGGTGAAAAAAGAGTAAATAGGGTAAGGAAATGTTTGAAGAAATATCTTATATGGACTCAAAATTCAGTATTTGAGGGAGAAATCACAGAAGGGAAACTTCACATGTGTTTAGCGGAAGTTAATAAATATCTTGAAAAGAGCGATGATTCACTTTACATTTATATTGTAAGAAATATTCATAATATAAAAAAAGAGATAGTAGGGCAAGAAAAAAATTATGATGAACTATTTTTATAA
- the cas1b gene encoding type I-B CRISPR-associated endonuclease Cas1b: protein MGRDYYIFSNGRIKRKENTIYFTDSEEKQKAIPIEEVERIHLFGEVDLNTKFLNYISKYSILINIYNYYGFYSGTYYSKKKNVSGLVVVNQSRLYLEYPLRLKLAKTFIDSANHHMLRNLRRHKVTTEKYIEKIENERKIMNDSKSIQEVMGAEGRARKAYYEAFNTFIKEDFYMEKREKRPPKDPINALISFGNSLMYTTVLGEIYKTQLDPTISYLHEPSTKRFSLSLDISEIFKPLIVDSVIFTMVNRNMIKKNDFQVENEICLLNENGKKKFIREFENKLSTSVKHRSLHRNVSYRNLIKLECYKIIKMAIENEEYKPLKAWW, encoded by the coding sequence ATGGGAAGAGATTATTATATTTTTAGTAATGGAAGAATTAAGAGGAAGGAAAATACCATTTACTTTACAGATTCGGAAGAGAAACAAAAAGCAATTCCTATAGAAGAAGTAGAAAGAATTCACTTGTTTGGAGAAGTGGATTTGAATACGAAGTTTTTAAATTACATTTCAAAGTATAGTATTTTAATTAATATTTATAATTATTATGGTTTCTATAGTGGAACATATTATTCTAAAAAGAAAAATGTATCAGGATTAGTTGTAGTAAATCAATCGAGACTTTATCTAGAATATCCACTAAGATTAAAATTAGCAAAGACATTTATAGACTCAGCAAATCATCATATGCTGAGGAATTTACGGAGACATAAGGTTACTACAGAAAAATATATTGAGAAAATAGAAAATGAAAGAAAAATCATGAATGATTCAAAAAGTATTCAAGAAGTGATGGGAGCAGAAGGTCGAGCTAGAAAGGCATATTATGAAGCATTCAATACTTTCATAAAAGAAGATTTTTACATGGAGAAAAGAGAAAAAAGGCCGCCAAAAGATCCAATAAATGCACTTATTTCTTTTGGAAATAGTTTGATGTATACAACTGTATTGGGGGAAATTTACAAAACTCAGTTAGATCCAACTATTAGTTACCTTCATGAACCTTCAACAAAACGTTTCTCTTTAAGTTTAGATATTTCAGAAATATTTAAGCCACTCATAGTAGATAGTGTTATTTTCACAATGGTAAATAGAAATATGATTAAGAAAAATGATTTCCAAGTAGAAAATGAAATCTGCTTATTAAATGAAAATGGAAAGAAAAAGTTTATCAGAGAATTTGAAAATAAATTATCTACATCAGTAAAACATAGAAGTCTCCATAGAAATGTATCTTATAGAAACCTTATTAAATTGGAATGTTATAAAATAATAAAAATGGCTATTGAGAATGAAGAATATAAACCGTTAAAGGCTTGGTGGTAA
- the cas4 gene encoding CRISPR-associated protein Cas4 — MNIDFENLKISGLKVDYYFICKRKLWLFDKGISMEAANDRVMQGTVVHQESYKKSKTKELLIDNLIRLDIIDDNYVKEVKITSRMKQADKMQLLYYLYYLKQIGIERKGSLNYVKEKQVEEVILTEENKALVEDALLGISELLQEQYPPKVEEYPHCIKCAYYEYCFVREED; from the coding sequence TTGAATATTGATTTTGAAAATCTAAAAATTAGTGGACTTAAGGTAGATTATTATTTTATATGCAAAAGAAAATTATGGCTTTTTGATAAAGGAATTTCTATGGAAGCCGCTAATGATAGAGTTATGCAGGGAACAGTGGTGCATCAAGAATCGTATAAAAAGTCTAAAACAAAAGAGCTTTTGATAGATAATTTAATACGCTTAGATATTATTGATGATAATTATGTAAAAGAAGTTAAAATAACCAGCAGAATGAAGCAGGCCGATAAAATGCAGTTGCTTTACTATTTATATTATTTGAAGCAGATTGGTATAGAGAGAAAAGGGAGTCTAAATTATGTAAAGGAAAAGCAGGTTGAGGAAGTAATATTGACAGAGGAAAATAAAGCTTTAGTAGAAGATGCATTATTAGGAATAAGTGAACTTTTACAGGAGCAATATCCACCTAAAGTAGAAGAATATCCTCATTGTATTAAGTGTGCATATTATGAATATTGCTTTGTTAGGGAGGAGGATTAA
- a CDS encoding CRISPR-associated helicase/endonuclease Cas3, with protein sequence MIYYAKTKPIETIREHTDNVLKECKNLKGVYEIEINNIIKNFIEPEYFWKLLEFCCEYHDYGKCNVQFQNKLRKKIREMKEVEQKSGDFNEIPCDEHEEIPHNYLSPAFLPIEKLREINDERLRNSIYQAIAYHHERKSIPDPSEIKEYIKDTLNKELDGINKHMENGVNKVFAGYAAKIENIRRIKDKDENYRFYIMLKGMLHRLDHSASAHVDVEEKLKKTVGECTEDFFNKNHWDLREPQKFAMEHREDNLLITASTGIGKTESALLWIDDKKSFFTLPLRVSLNALYSRVKDDIGYNSVGLLHSSALEYMEKQEDEEAYKTYEEASLLSKKLSFSTIDQIFKYPFKYLGYEKVLATLAYSKVVIDEIQAYSPEIAAVILYAIKQLNDMGGKFMIMTATLPRIYKDKLKEFNINFKEEKFISDNDRHKIKLVDDEIINSIEKVLKFGRKNKVLIIVNTVDKAIEYYKALKDSGLNVNLLHSLFNNNDRSRKEEEIKQFTKNENKECGVWITTQIVEASLDVDFDYLISEMSTLDSQFQRYGRCFRKRIFQGIEPNIFIYTKNSSGIGSVYDEEIFNKSIELLIPYDNQILKEAVKVDLVDKLYSKELLKGTKFLKKFIEACNVLENIIPYENTSREAQQVLRDIDSVRVIPNEIYSSNINLFDEIIESKSEDRHKLFREINNLTISIPKQKLKKFTKLNKELRVDTIVNIDNILLINAKYTNEEGLCLGELYDNIF encoded by the coding sequence ATGATATATTATGCAAAAACAAAACCTATCGAAACTATAAGAGAGCATACAGACAATGTTTTAAAAGAATGTAAAAACCTAAAAGGTGTATATGAAATTGAAATCAATAATATAATTAAAAATTTTATAGAACCAGAGTATTTTTGGAAGTTGTTAGAGTTTTGTTGTGAATATCATGATTATGGTAAATGTAATGTACAGTTTCAAAATAAGCTTAGAAAAAAGATAAGAGAAATGAAAGAGGTTGAGCAAAAAAGTGGAGATTTTAATGAAATTCCATGTGATGAACATGAAGAAATTCCGCATAATTATCTGTCACCAGCTTTTCTTCCTATTGAAAAATTAAGGGAAATTAACGATGAAAGATTAAGAAATAGTATATATCAAGCTATAGCATATCACCATGAGAGAAAAAGCATACCAGATCCAAGTGAGATAAAAGAATATATTAAAGATACCTTGAATAAAGAACTGGATGGAATAAACAAGCATATGGAGAATGGTGTTAACAAGGTATTTGCAGGCTATGCAGCAAAAATAGAAAATATAAGAAGAATTAAAGATAAGGATGAAAATTATAGATTTTATATTATGCTTAAAGGAATGCTTCATAGATTGGATCATTCAGCTTCAGCTCATGTCGATGTTGAGGAAAAGTTAAAAAAAACTGTTGGTGAGTGTACAGAAGATTTCTTTAATAAAAATCATTGGGATCTTAGAGAGCCACAGAAATTTGCAATGGAGCATAGGGAAGATAATTTATTAATTACAGCTTCAACAGGTATAGGTAAAACAGAAAGTGCTTTGCTATGGATAGATGATAAAAAAAGCTTTTTTACTTTGCCATTAAGAGTTAGCTTAAATGCTTTATATTCAAGAGTAAAAGATGACATTGGTTATAATAGTGTAGGGTTACTTCATTCAAGTGCTTTGGAATACATGGAAAAACAGGAAGATGAGGAAGCTTATAAAACATATGAAGAGGCATCACTTTTAAGTAAAAAATTAAGTTTTTCAACGATAGATCAAATCTTTAAGTATCCTTTTAAATATTTAGGATATGAAAAGGTACTTGCAACTTTGGCATATTCTAAAGTTGTAATAGATGAAATTCAAGCTTACTCACCAGAAATAGCTGCAGTTATTTTATATGCCATAAAGCAATTAAATGATATGGGTGGAAAGTTTATGATAATGACTGCAACCCTTCCTAGAATTTACAAAGATAAGCTTAAAGAGTTTAATATTAATTTTAAAGAAGAGAAATTTATATCAGATAATGACAGGCATAAAATTAAATTGGTGGATGATGAAATAATTAATTCCATTGAGAAGGTTCTTAAATTTGGAAGAAAAAATAAAGTATTAATTATAGTTAACACAGTTGATAAAGCTATTGAATATTATAAAGCTTTAAAAGATAGTGGCTTAAATGTGAATTTATTACATTCACTATTTAATAACAATGATAGAAGTAGAAAAGAAGAGGAAATAAAGCAATTCACAAAAAATGAAAATAAAGAATGTGGAGTTTGGATTACTACTCAAATAGTAGAAGCTTCATTAGACGTTGATTTTGACTATTTAATAAGTGAAATGAGCACATTAGATAGCCAGTTTCAAAGATATGGAAGATGCTTTAGAAAAAGAATTTTTCAAGGAATAGAGCCTAATATATTTATTTATACTAAAAATTCTTCTGGAATTGGAAGTGTTTATGATGAAGAAATTTTTAATAAAAGCATAGAATTATTAATTCCTTATGATAATCAAATATTAAAAGAAGCAGTTAAGGTAGATTTAGTAGATAAATTATATTCAAAAGAACTGTTAAAAGGAACAAAATTCTTGAAGAAATTTATTGAGGCATGTAATGTATTGGAAAACATAATTCCATATGAAAATACAAGTAGAGAAGCTCAGCAAGTGCTACGAGACATAGATTCAGTAAGAGTAATTCCTAATGAAATATATAGCAGTAATATAAATCTATTTGATGAAATTATTGAAAGTAAAAGTGAAGACAGGCATAAGTTATTTAGAGAAATTAATAATCTTACTATAAGTATTCCAAAACAGAAATTAAAAAAATTTACTAAGTTAAATAAGGAACTTAGAGTAGATACTATAGTTAATATTGATAACATTCTTTTAATTAATGCTAAGTATACGAATGAAGAAGGGCTATGCCTTGGAGAGCTATATGATAATATTTTTTAG